The Aestuariibius sp. HNIBRBA575 nucleotide sequence TCATGCCCGGCTGGGTGTTGGTTTCAAGGATGATCAAGCCATCCAACCCTTTGGTATCGTCCCAGCGGTAATCCGTCCGGCTCAACCCGCGACACCCTAATGCGGTATGCGCGCGCAATGCATATTCCATACAGGCGTCAAAGATGTCTGACGGAATATCCGCAGGCAGCACATGTTTGGACCCGCCTTCTTTGTATTTGGCGTCATAATCATACCAGGTGTCAGTCAGGATATCGGTCACCGTCAGGGCACGATCCACCAAAACGGCCGTTGTCAGTTCGCGCCCCGGAATGAAATCTTCGACCATCAGGGTTTGTGGCATGTCCGCGGCCAGTTTGGGCGGCGTATTGGCCCCATCATGCACCAAATAAACGCCGACAGATGACCCTTCGTTATAGGGTTTCACCACATAGGGCGGGTCCAGCACATGCTGCGCCTCGACCACATCGCGATCCGCCAGAACGCTGTTGGCGACGGGCAATCCCGCAGCGCGCAGTGTTTCTTTGGTCTTTTCTTTGTCCATGGCCAGCGCCGACGACAAAACGCCCGAATGTGTATAGGGAATGCGCATCCATTCCAGCACGCCCTGCACCACGCCGTCTTCGCCCCAGCGGCCATGCAATGCGTTAAACACTGCATCCGGCGCAATCGCTTGCAGATCGGCCACCAGATTGGGACCGGCATCCAGCTCAACCACGTTGAAACCAGCGACGCGCAGCGCTTCGGCACATTCCTTGCCCGAGCTCAGAGACACCTCTCGCTCGGCCGATGGTCCACCCATCAATACACAAATTTTGCGGGTTGCCCTGCTCGACATTCCCACCGCCTCGTTTCCGGGCTCGCGCTTCGCTTGTTGCGATTATTCGCTTTTGCCCTGTTGGGGGTCTAACCTGCCGTTAGATCCCTAAATCCGCACCATTTATTCTGGGGTCGTTTCGCCGACCCTCATAATTTCCCATTCTAGCGTGATACCGCTTGAATCGTAAACCTTTTTCCGCACGTCTTCGCCCAATCCTTCCAGATCTGCGGCGGTTGCGCCGCCCGCATTGGTCAGGAAATTGGAATGTTTCACATTCATCACCGCGCCGCCACGTGTGGCCCCACGCATGCCAGCGTTGTCAATGACCTTCCAGGCTTTCAAATCATGGGTGTCATCCGCACGCCCGGTGGAACTAAATCCAGCCGGATTGCGGAACGTGCTGCCAGCGGTGCGGTCCTTTGTGGGTTGGCTTTCATCGCGTTTGGCCAGCTGATCCGCCATCCGCGTTTCCAGTGTTTCTGGATCCCCGGCGGGGGCCTTCATTGTGACGGATGTGACGACAAACCCGTCGGGCATGTCGCTGTGACGATAGGCAAAGTTCAGATCAGTTGCCGTTAGGGTTATCGCCTCTCCTGTGCGGGTAAATCCACGCGCAGAATGAAACACATCCGCCATATAGGCCCCATAACAGCCTGCA carries:
- the murB gene encoding UDP-N-acetylmuramate dehydrogenase; the encoded protein is MLNFDLPPVRGTLTPNRDLSDLTWMRVGGAADVLFQPADSDDLAAFLAALPADVPVFTMGVGSNLIIRDGGVRGVVIRMGRGFNGCDVDGDHVVAGAAALDARVARIAAAAGRDLTFLRTIPGTIGGAVRMNAGCYGAYMADVFHSARGFTRTGEAITLTATDLNFAYRHSDMPDGFVVTSVTMKAPAGDPETLETRMADQLAKRDESQPTKDRTAGSTFRNPAGFSSTGRADDTHDLKAWKVIDNAGMRGATRGGAVMNVKHSNFLTNAGGATAADLEGLGEDVRKKVYDSSGITLEWEIMRVGETTPE
- a CDS encoding D-alanine--D-alanine ligase; this translates as MSSRATRKICVLMGGPSAEREVSLSSGKECAEALRVAGFNVVELDAGPNLVADLQAIAPDAVFNALHGRWGEDGVVQGVLEWMRIPYTHSGVLSSALAMDKEKTKETLRAAGLPVANSVLADRDVVEAQHVLDPPYVVKPYNEGSSVGVYLVHDGANTPPKLAADMPQTLMVEDFIPGRELTTAVLVDRALTVTDILTDTWYDYDAKYKEGGSKHVLPADIPSDIFDACMEYALRAHTALGCRGLSRTDYRWDDTKGLDGLIILETNTQPGMTPTSLAPEQAAFCGVTFPELCAQLVEEASCDR